Proteins found in one Cryptococcus neoformans var. grubii H99 chromosome 14, complete sequence genomic segment:
- a CDS encoding chitin synthase: MSRPHLQQNVSFQDTKPPSRRAGRDDIPPRPPTKSDPSKASLTTTTTVQSVGGYNNHQLDFDDNAYVDAGSSNPQGFSDYNGVRRKKSMVRPERERIDPNHRLWHYREHAAEDQVDIQPSSTGNQPYNQYNNQRPGANLRRGKSLLARETDDVDDSSGLNIFKRGATIRRKASRATPRQAPTGAQSNRVSAGQKEDEECCCLGNFAPGPKNCWMIYCYLLTICIPGFVIAKVFGKKTPDAQRAWREKIGIVSIVLYLMGAVGFITFGFTQTVCGDTQLRLPGGSANTGSLVINGYDYDFSTWRHPVAGDTFNGTTSPLYMDQYMAGGMDASFLFQNVNQNCLGLITPASGTGIDHDGDQMGWYFPCNLHDQNGTSAANLTGITDRTNCHVSSYARSNFSAVVPTAEIYYTWDRVKDESRNLAVYKSAVIDMNLLQWLDDTQVSYPEFFNTIKNRNDSYAGKDITALIERAGLSQYARCLTDVIQIGFVDTITIGCIMSELVLYVSLVFILGAVFIKFGMAVVFGWFLSWRMGNFKGESYQERMKRAAEIENWTDDIYRPAPGYLRPNATGTARTGVKKNFLPTTSRFSRAEPMLVSSSRPSTSYGMVGETRRQGSSIYGNKLGPPAHTTPPGSPLLRNSRSSTSLPFRDDSRHSISDRSVNNNVPCPFPLGNVVPQPAPDFEPFGYPLIHSICLVTAYSESIEGLRTTLDSLATTDYPNSHKLILVICDGMVRGSGSKQYTPEIVLGMMKELVTPAEEVEAHSYVAIADGHKRHNMAKVYAGFYAYDSETVEASKQQRVPMVLVSKVGNPLEVNDAKPGNRGKRDSQIVLMSFLQKVMFDERMTTLEYEFFNAVWRCTGIPPDRYETVLCVDADTKVFPDSLTRMNACMVNDHEIMGLCGETKIANKSETWVTMIQVFEYYISHHNTKAFESVFGGVTCLPGCFSMYRIKAPKGERGFWVPILANPDICEHYAENVVDTLHKKNLLLLGEDRYLSTLMLKTFPKRKMVFCPQAVCKTIVPDTFRVLLSQRRRWINSTVHNLCELILVRDLCGTFCFSMQFVVFMDLVGTLVLPAAISFTLYIIMISIIPQSVTGMPRPYVSLVLLAFILGLPGVLIVITSRKIAYVGWMLVYLISLPVWNLILPAYSYWHMDDFTWGETRKIAGEVKEEAHGGKEGTFDSSHIVMKKWAEFERERRWRTGTASRDSQYFDVVQRANSPRSGIPSNRYSIVSTSETFNSGLGTAESNHLFRQSQSFASMSQVAPSPETNYGNVPQLALPPPRGASIGREHSPSSTESGTSNNYAYGSTEEPTASNVDPYYQPFTNEVYQDEAEQPILPSEYTTTSPEPVYQTAPARVRQPSQRGVSLVDTGPVRSAQAAPHDAVRRVSRHQRRSSSKNQLVSPISSGGHTGSLPPGAAPPQY, encoded by the exons ATGTCGCGACCCCATCTCCAACAGAACGTGTCTTTTCAAGACACAaagcctccttctcgccgCGCCGGCCGTGATGATATTCCTCCCCGGCCGCCAACGAAATCCGATCCCTCCAAAGCCTCCCTAACCACCACTACCACTGTTCAGTCAGTCGGCGGCTACAACAATCATCAACTCGATTTTGACGACAATGCTTATGTTGACGCTGGATCTTCAAATCCCCAAGGGTTTTCGGACTACAATGGCGTgagacgaaagaagagcatGGTTCGTCCAGAGAGAGAACGGATTGACCCTAATCACCGTCTCTGGCATTATCGTGAACATGCTGCTGAAGATCAAGTCGATATCCAGCCAAGCT CAACCGGCAATCAGCCTTATAATCAATATAATAATCAACGTCCCGGCGCCAACCTCCGCCGAGGCAAATCTCTCCTTGCTCGAGAAACTGACGATGTTGACGATAGTTCTGGACTCAATATCTTTAAGCGAGGGGCAACGATACGGCGCAAGGCATCCCGTGCTACGCCTCGTCAAGCGCCTACTGGCGCCCAGTCTAATCGCGTTAGTGCCGgacagaaggaagatgaagaatgctgTTGTTTGGGAAATTTTGCCCCGGGACCCAAGAATTGCTGGATGATTTACTGTTACCTCTTAACCATCTGTATTCCGGGGTTTGTGATTGCCAAAGTCTTTGGGAAAAAGACTCCAGATGCTCAACGCGCGTGGAGAGAAAAGATCGGTATCGTCAGCATAGTTCTCTATTTAATGGGGGCGGTCGGTTTCATTACCTTCGGTTTTACCCAGACTGTCTGTGGGGACACTCAACTCCGACTCCCGGGTGGAAGCGCCAATACAGGGTCTCTGGTTATCAACGGATACGATTACGATTTCTCAACATGGAGGCACCCTGTTGCCGGTGATACCTTCAACGGCACTACCAGTCCCTTGTATATGGACCAGTATATGGCCGGCGGAATGGACGCTagcttccttttccagAATGTCAACCAGAATTGTCTTGGTCTTATCACTCCTGCCAGTGGTACTGGTATTGATCACGATGGTGATCAAATGGGCTGGTATTTCCCCTGCAATCTCCACGATCAAAACGGTACATCGGCTGCCAACTTGACTGGAATTACCGACAGAACCAATTGCCATGTATCTAGCTACGCGAGGAGTAACTTTAGCGCTGTCGTGCCCACGGCCGAAATCTATTATACATGGGATCGCGTTAAGGACGAGTCACGCAACCTTGCTGTCTATAAATC CGCTGTGATCGACATGAACCTTCTCCAATGGTTAGACGACACCCAGGTGTCATATCCTGAGTTCTTCAATACCATCAAGAACCGAAACGATTCATATGCCGGCAAAGACATTACAGCTCTTATAGAGCGCGCAGGTCTCTCTCAATATGCCCGATGTTTGACAGACGTAATTCAGATTGGATTTGTCGACACTATAACCATTGGTTGTATCATGTCCGAACTTGTCCTTTACGTGTCGCTGGTGTTCATTCTTGGTGCAgtcttcatcaaattcGGCATGGCTGTCGTGTTTGGATGGTTCCTGAGTTGGAGGATGGGTAACTTCAAGGGTGAAAGCTATCAGGAACGAATGAAACGAGCAGCAGAAATCGAGAACTGGACGGACGATATCTACAGACCAGCTCCTGGCTATCTTCGTCCCAACGCCACTGGTACGGCGCGCACTggtgtgaagaagaacttTTTGCCTACTACCTCTCGATTCAGCCGGGCTGAACCTATGCTTGTCTCGTCATCTCGTCCTTCCACCTCCTACGGAATGGTTGGCGAGACTAGAAGGCAAGGCTCTAGCATCTACGGTAACAAACTTGGTCCTCCTGCCCATACCACGCCACCCGGTTCTCCTCTACTCCGTAACTCCCGAAGCTCGACTTCATTGCCTTTCCGAGACGACTCTCGGCATTCCATCTCTGATCGATCAGTGAACAACAACGTGCCTTGCCCCTTCCCCCTAGGCAATGTTGTTCCTCAACCAGCTCCAGACTTTGAGCCGTTCGGATACCCGCTTATCCACAGCATCTGTTTAGTCACGGCGTACTCTGAATCCATCGAGGGCCTTCGTACCACCCTTGACTCACTCGCTACTACCGACTATCCCAACTCTCACAAGCTTATCCTCGTCATTTGTGATGGTATGGTTCGAGGTTCAGGATCAAAGCAGTATACACCAGAGATTGTTCTGGGTATGATGAAGGAGCTCGTTACCCCTGcggaagaagttgaagcACATTCTTATGTCGCCATTGCGGACGGTCACAAGCGTCACAACATGGCCAAGGTCTATGCTGGGTTCTACGCCTATGATTCTGAGACTGTGGAGGCTTCCAAGCAACAACGTGTCCCGATGGTCCTTGTTTCCAAGGTTGGTAACCCTCTTGAGGTCAACGACGCGAAACCCGGTAATCGAGGAAAGCGAGACTCTCAAATCGTCTTGATGAGTTTCCTGCAAAAGGTCATGTTCGATGAGCGAATGACTACACTCGAATACGAGTTTTTCAATGCTGTCTGGCGTTGCACCGGTATTCCTCCCGACAGATATGAGACTGTGCTCTGTGTCGACGCTGACACTAAGGTTTTCCCCGACTCCTTGACCCGGATGAACGCCTGTATGGTTAACGACCACGAAATTATGGGACTGTGTGGAGAAACAAAGATTGCCAACAAGTCGGAGACATGGGTCACTATGATTCAAGTGTTCGAGTATTATATCTCGCACCACAATACCAAAGCCTTCGAATCAGTCTTTGGTGGTGTCACATGTTTGCCTGGATGCTTCAGCATGTACCGTATCAAGGCTCCGAAAGGTGAACGGGGCTTCTGGGTGCCTATCCTCGCCAATCCCGACATTTGTGAACACTATGCAGAAAACGTTGTCGATACGCTTCACAAGAAGAATCTTTTGCTCTTGGGTGAAGACCGTTACCTCTCGACGCTCATGCTCAAGACGTTCCCGAAGCGAAAGATGGTTTTCTGTCCTCAAGCCGTGTGCAAGACAATCGTTCCCGACACTTTCCGAGTACTGTTATCTCAACGTCGACGATGGATCAATTCAACCGTTCACAACCTCTGCGAACTTATACTTGTCAGAGATCTTTGCGGTAccttctgcttctcaaTGCAGTTCGTCGTCTTCATGGATTTGGTCGGTACGCTTGTGCTTCCCGCCGCCATCAGTTTCACCTTGTACATTATCATGATTTCGATCATTCCTCAATCGGTTACTGGTATGCCTCGTCCCTACGTGTCCCTCGTCTTGCTTGCCTTCATCCTGGGTTTGCCTGGTGtactcatcgtcatcacaTCGCGTAAGATTGCCTACGTCGGCTGGATGTTGGTGTATCTGATCTCACTTCCCGTTTGGAACTTGATTCTTCCGGCATATTCCTATTGGCACATGGACGATTTTACTTGGGGTGAAACGCGAAAGATTGCTGGAGaagtcaaggaagaagcgcatggaggcaaagaaggaacgTTTGACTCTAGTCATATTGTCATGAAGAAGTGGGCAGAGTTTGAGAGAGAGCGACGCTGGCGAACCGGTACTGCCTCTAGGGACTCTCAGTACTTTGACGTGGTTCAGCGAGCCAACTCACCCAGGTC TGGCATTCCCTCCAATCGGTATTCTATCGTTTCCACTAGCGAGACCTTCAACAGTGGACTTGGTACGGCCGAGAGCAATCACTTGTTCCGTCAAAGTCAGAGCTTCGCTTCTATGAGCCAGGTTGCCCCAAGTCCCGAGACCAACTATGGCAATGTGCCACAACTTGCTTTACCCCCTCCTCGAGGCGCTTCCATCGGTCGCGAGCAttcgccttcttcgactGAGTCTGGCACTTCAAATAACTACGCATATGGGTCTACCGAAGAGCCCACTGCTTCCAATGTTGATCCTTATTATCAACCCTTCACAAATGAAGTCTATCAGGACGAAGCTGAACAACCTATACTTCCTTCCGAGTATACAACCACTTCTCCTGAGCCTGTATACCAAACAGCCCCAGCTAGAGTCCGGCAGCCATCACAACGCGGCGTTTCACTCGTGGATACAGGGCCCGTGAGAAGTGCTCAAGCCGCCCCACACGACGCTGTGCGCCGAGTCTCACGACATCAAAGGCGTAGCTCGTCCAAGAACCAGCTCGTTAGTCCCATTTCTTCCGGTGGCCATACCGGTAGCCTCCCCCCTGGAGCT GCGCCTCCCCAGTATTAA
- a CDS encoding ceramide glucosyltransferase, giving the protein MSDSGTLSLIGGIVFLVLWVVVWSICLLGWRTARIRYAHPNIPSRLSKLPVSSAPGVTIIRPLCGLDQNLYNTLESVMKLDYPKFEVIFAVQDEKDEALPVVNMVMEKYPEVEAKVIIDSRKVGVNPKVNNLMTPFQEAKYDLLWILDSTCSVLPGTLGRSVEAFFSNTSSTASPYDPESSPLLSISDDVRKPPIAGEVGLVHQVPIAVCYQKTWGSLIEQAYLNTTHAKMYLAINATSIDSCVVGKSCMYSRDNISHLTTPSPSLRSLPDPPSGLAGFGPFLAEDNMIGLSLWHELKLKHAMTSDVVLDFIGSLSVRDYINRRVRWIRVRKKMTLAATLLEPLTESIISGLYGAWAISRLLGGNILPLFLLHMAAWISVDISTKRALETNIKGIGPPESKVTFLMAWAARECLALPIWMLAMTSSEVVWRGQKYKIIASGEAIRLGDRN; this is encoded by the exons ATGAGCGATT CCGGCACATTGTCCTTGATTGGGGGCATCGTCTTTTTAGTATTATGGGTGGTTGTATGGTCTATATGTCTGCTTGGCTGGCGAACTGC GCGCATACGATACGCCCATCCGAATATCCCCTCACGTCTTTCCAAGTTGCCCGTGTCGTCTGCTCCTGGTGTTACCATCATACGGCCCTTATGTGGACTCGATCAGAACTTATACAACACTCTTGAAAGCGTGATGAAGCTCGATTACCCCAAGTTCGAAGTGATATTTGCCGTTCAAGacgaaaaagatgaagcgCTTCCAGTCGTAAACATGGTCATGGAGAAATATCCTGAGGTGGAAGCCAAAGTAATCATTG ATTCACGCAAGGTTGGGGTGAATCCTAAAGTCAACAACCTGATGACTCCCTTCCAAGAAGCCAAATATGATCTGTTATGGATCCTTGACTCGACATGTTCTGTCCTCCCTGGTACCCTCGGTCGCTCTGTCgaagccttcttctccaatacAAGCAGTACCGCATCACCTTACGACCCAGAgtcatctcctcttctgtcGATCTCGGACGATGTAAGGAAGCCGCCAATAGCTGGGGAAGTGGGTCTAGTGCATCAAGTGCCCATAGCGGTTTGCTATCAGAAGACATGGGGAAGTCTGATTGAACAAGCTTACCTTAACACCACTCACGCGAAAATGTATCTTGCTATC AACGCGACATCCATTGACTCATGCGTCGTCGGGAAATCCTGCATGTATTCACGCGATAACATCTCTCATTTAACCACTCCCTCGCCATCTCTGCGCTCTCTCCCCGATCCACCAAGCGGACTCGCCGGATTCGGTCCTTTCCTTGCAGAGGACAACATGATCGGCCTCTCCCTCTGGCACGAGCTCAAACTCAAACATGCAATGACCTCGGATGTTGTCTTGGACTTTATTGGGTCGCTCTCTGTGAGAGATTATATCAATCGCCGCGTCCGCTGGATCCGAGTccgaaagaagatgacttTGGCGGCCACTTTACTTGAACCACTGACGGAGTCAATCATTTCTGGATTATATGGTGCTTGGGCAATCTCTCGGTTATTGGGAGGTAATATCCTTCCCTTATTCTTACTGCACATGGCAGCTTGGATCTCTGTGGATATCTCAACCAAACGGGCACTTGAGACGAACATCAAGGGCATAGGACCTCCCGAAAGCAAGGTCACCTTTTTGATGGCTTGGGCAGCAAGGGAATGTCTCGCATTGCCTATATGGATGTTGGCGATGACAAGCTCTGAAGTCGTATGGAGAGGGCAGAAGTACAAAATTATTGCATCCG GAGAAGCAATTCGTTTGGGTGATAGAAATTGA
- a CDS encoding methylthioribulose-1-phosphate dehydratase, with amino-acid sequence MAKTYTPEEAEALVHSHDPEHPANLIGDLCREFYKLGWVTGTGGGISIRKDDVVYLAPSGVQKERIKPEHIFVLPFAQSSVPKPGSKRDFIRIPSKKGLNESQCTPLFWNAFTMREAGACIHTHSQHAVLLTLLLPRDAPSFRISHQEMIKGVRLGGVGKTLKFFETLEVPIIDNTAFEEDLTEGMAAAMTKYPNAPAILVRRHGVYVWGNTWEQAKTQAECLDYLFEIACKMIQNKIPLEGDT; translated from the exons ATGGCCAAGACTTATACTCCAGAAGAGGCCGAAGCCCTCGTCCACAGCCATGACCCGGAGCAT CCCGCCAACTTGATCGGTGACTTATGCCGAGAGTTTTATA AGCTTGGATGGGTTACTGGCACAGGAGGAG GCATCAGTATCCGCAAGGA CGATGTTGTGTACCTCGCCCCTTCTGGTGTCCAGAAAGAACGAATCAAGCCCGAGCACATCTTCGTTCTCCCTTTTGCCCAGTCTTCCGTACCTAAGCCTGGATCAAAGCGAGATTTCATCAGAATACCGAGCAAAAAGGGACTCAACGAGTCCCAATGTACCCCGCTCTTTTGGAACGCCTTCACCATGCGAGAGGCTGGTGCATGTATCCATACTCATTCTCAACATGCCG TACTTCTgaccctccttcttcctcgcgATGCTCCTAGCTTCCGAATTTCCCACCAAGAGATGATTAAGGGTGTCCGTTTGGGCGGTGTTGGAAAGACACTGAAGTTTTTCGAAACCCTCGAAGTACCCATAATTGACAACACGgcgtttgaagaagatctGACGGAGGGCATGGCTGCT GCAATGACCAAGTACCCAAACGCGCCCGCCATTTTGGTCAGAAGGCATGGTGTCTATGTTTGGG GTAACACCTGGGAACAAGCGAAGACTCAAGCAGAGTGCTTGGATTACTTGTTCGAGATTGCTTGCAAGATGATCCAGAATAAGATTCCTCTTGAAGGTGATACATAG
- a CDS encoding arf/Sar family protein, variant yields MYHLIKGLHDYLTRKDEYSVVIIGLDNAGKTTLLERIKTMYNPTPGMAPDKIGPTIGQNIGKISLPSTTLLFYDLGGQRDIRSIWEKYYDECHAVVFVLDATDQARLSETWEVFDEVLNSPRLLNLPLLLLANKQDSPSCLSVAEVRESFDAWQRVRTNRNQDGNKDDPKESGKGKAPLKEADEPRETDASRTEGRGWDDGGAKEERMASLDVMGVSALEGTGVRDAINWLYIRVQNARKIEPRQ; encoded by the exons ATGTATCATCTAATAAAAGGTCTTCATGATTATCTaacaagaaaagatgaaTACTCAGTAGTCATCATTGGTCTGGACAAT GCAGGAAAAACA ACATTGCTTGAGAGGATCAAGACGATGTATAATCCTACGCCAGGTATGGCGCCAGACAAGATTGGTCCGACCATTGGGCAAAACA TTGGAAAGATTTCTCTCCCCTCAACAACGCTTCTTTTCTACGATCTAGGTGGACAACGAGATATCAGATCCATCTGGGAGAAGTATTACGACGAATGCCATGCAGTTGTCTTCGTGCTGGATGCAACGGACCAAGCGAGACTGTCAGAGACTTGGGAGGTATTTG ATGAGGTTCTGAATTCCCCTAGATTACTGAATCTACCTCTGCTTTTACTTGCCAACAAGCAAGATAGTCCGTCGTGTTTATCTGTGGCTGAGGTCCGAGAATCATTTGATGCCTGGCAGAGAGTGAGAACGAACCGTAACCAAGATGGCAACAAAGATGATCCTAAGGAGTCcgggaaagggaaggcgCCTCTGAAAGAAGCCGATGAGCCGCGCGAGACGGATGCTTCTCGGACAGAAGGTCGGGGCTGGGACGATGGAGGagcaaaggaggagagaatggCAAGCCTTGATGTCATGGGCGTTTCCGCTCTAGAAGG CACCGGTGTGAGGGATGCCATCAACTGGCTGTACATTCGCGTTCAAAATGCGCGCAAGAT TGAACCTCGACAATGA